The following DNA comes from Hordeum vulgare subsp. vulgare chromosome 3H, MorexV3_pseudomolecules_assembly, whole genome shotgun sequence.
CGCGCTCGAGCACATCGCGACCCTTGCCGCGCCCGACGGCGACGCCATGCAGCGCGTCGCCGCCGCCTTCGCGGAGGCGCTGGCCCGACGCGCGCTCCGTGCGTGGCCCGGCCTGTGCCGGGCTCTGCTCCTGCCCCGCGCCGGGCCCACGCCGGCTGAGGTCGCCGTCGCGCGGCGCCACTTCTTCGACCTCTGCCCGTTCCTCCGGCTCGCCGGGGCCGCTGCGAACCAGGCGATTCTGGAGGCCATGGAGTCGGAGAAGATCGTGCACGTCATCGACCTCGGCGGGGCCGACGCCACGCAGTGGCTCGAGCTGCTCCACCTCCTCGCCGCGCGGCCCGAGGGCCCGCCCCACTTCCGCCTCACCGCCGTGCACGAGCACAAGGACCTGCTCTCGCAGACGGCCATGGCGCTCACCAAGGAGGCGGAGCGGCTGGACGTGCCGTTCCAGTTCAACCCGGTGGTCTCCCGGCTGGACGCGCTGGACGTGGAGTCCCTCCGCGTGAAGACCGGCGAGGCGCTGGCCATCAGCTCCAGCCTGCAGCTCCACCGGCTGCTGGCCACCGACGACGACACCCCCGTCGCGGCCGCCgacaaggagagaagaagaagcagcccggACTCCTCCGGGCTTCTCTCCCCGTCCACCTCCCGCGCGGACGCGTTCCTGGGGGCGCTGTGGGGGCTGTCGcccaaggtgatggtggtggcggagcaggaggCGAGCCACaacacggcggggctgacggagcGGTTCGTGGAGGCGCTCAACTACTACGCGGCGCTGTTCGACTGCCTGGAGGTGGGCGCGGCGCGCGGGTCCGTGGAGCGCGCGCGCGTCGAGCGGTGGCTCCTGGGGGAGGAGATCAAGAACATCGTGGCCTGCGACGGCGCGGAGCGGCGGGAGCGGCACGAGCGGCTGGACCGGTGGGCGGCGCGCATGGAGGGCGCCGGCTTCGGCCGCGTCCCGCTCAGCTACTACGCGCTGCTGCAGGCCCGGCGGGCGGCGCAGGGGCTGGGGTGCGACGGCTTCAAGGTCCGCGAGGAGAAGGGCACCTTCTTCCTCTGCTGGCAGGACCGCGCCCTCTTCTCCGTCTCCGCATGGCGCGGCCGCCGCTTCGACTGaccgccggccggccggccgtcCGGATTCGCTATCACCGCCGCTACCACCTGGTAGTACCATTATCCATGGAcattagctagctagctaggggtttcacatcaaaatttcattttttcttcttcttttgattGTTTATTttggtagtagtagtaggttcgttggttgttgttgttgtggactgAACTTGGGGCATGCATATGCATGCGCTGCTGGTTTTAGACCGAACTTGCTGCATGCATACGCATGCGCTGCGTGTCTGTTCTGCTGTTCATAGTAGTGTCTCGTGTGTGTGTCTGTCTGTTCCGTTTTGGTTCGGATTAGTGCATAGGTTTTTAGCAAGAACGATGAAGTGATCTGCCGATTGATCATCATCGATTGGATCGCTTGGTTGTCTATCTGTCTTTCCGTTGGATCGAGTCGCGCCGAAGAGGGCAGGTTGCGTTTGGTGAAAAAGGGGATAAACCCAGATtcgaccagttgctgatcatgagTTGTTTGGTGAGGCTTGTGAGCTGAATGACTGACAAGATGATCGAAAACTCTGTTGCCGTCGAAAGAAGGCGATTACCGGACGCAACTTGATGCCCCGGATGGGATTTCAACACTAGTTTCGTCCTAACTTTGTTGTGCGAAATAATTTGTCGGGTTAGGGGGAGAAGTTGTTGGCTTGTCTGAATCTGAACTGAACTGAACTTTCACCCCGAACTGCACTGCAGCTTCCAAGTCATTTCCGGGCTTGTACGCTGGGAAACACGCTTAACTGTCCTCGATGGCTCAATCCCAAACCGGTGGTGCCCGGGTTATATTTTGACAAGTGTGTGTGGGTGCGTTCGTAATATCCTCACGAGTCATGAAGGATTCTTCATCTTTGAGCTGGACACGAGCATGGCGCTGTTGGTTACTGCTCCTGTACAGTACAGTGGAGGAGTGGTACTACTGCCATCGCTAGCATCAATGCCTTGGTTGCCCGTCTTGTCATACCAGACGAGGCAACAGCTGGCCATGGTATCGTCCACTGGATCGTCGGCAGCCAAAGCTGGCGCCTTCCTCTTTTGACATATGACGATGATCCAGCCCATCCACGCGACCACGCACTTCCCCTTTGGACCCCCCTTTTGCTTCGAGCACTTGTCGCTCCATCCATCGGCTCCACCACCCCCACCCTGCCTTGAACCTCCCTcttcctcgcccccccccccccctcgctgcCACCGGTAGAGGCCGCCTGCGTAGCCTGGGAAACGTCGACAGCGGCTGACGTTCCTTCCCCGCGCGCTCGAAGGTGGAGTCGGGACTCCTTCCTGCATGGCGACGGTGTGGATCTGTGGCAGGGTGCCATGGGCCTCGAGCGTCCTGGACGTGGTGGCGGGGTGCCGTGGGCCTCGAGCGCCCTCGACGTGGTGGCATGGTCATTGACAGCAGGACGGCGTGGTGTGCTGCTGGCCTGCACATCAACGAgattgatgtgttccatgttcttACTGTATACCGAACAATGCCCTAACGAGATTACAAAACATCAAAGACACGTTTCACATCCTTCCTAACACTCTCTTACTCTTGGAtaaatctctttctcttctctcctACAGGGTTGGGGATTGTTTTGACAATGGACCACGCTTTTGCTTCGAAGACTTCTCGCTCCATCGGCTCCAAATACCCCACCCTGCGTTGACCCTCCCTCTTCCTCGCCCCCCGCCCTCGCCGCCACCGGTAGAGTCCGCCCGCGTAGCCCGGGAAACGCCGACGGCGGCAAACGTTCCTTCCCCGCACGCTCGAAGGTGGAGTCGGGGCTCCTTCCTGCGTGGCGGCGGGGTGCTGTGGGCGTCGAGCGCCCTGGACGTGGTGGCGGGGTGCCGTGGGCCTCGAGCGCCCTGGACGTGGTGGCGGGGTGCCGTGGACCTCAAGCACCCTGGGCGTGGTGGCGTGGTCGTTGACTGCAGGACGGCGTGATGTGCTGCTGGCCGGTACATCAACGAGATTGATGTGCTCCATGTTCTTACAATATACCGAACAATGCCCCAACGAGATTGCAAAACATCGAAGACACGTTTCACATCTTTCCTAACACTCTCTTACTCTTGGGtaaatctctttctcttctctcctACAGGGTTGGGGATTGTTTTGACAATGGACCGCGCTTTTGCTTCGAAGACTTCTCGCTCCATCGGCTGCACCACCCCCAACCCGCATTGATCCTCCCTCTTCCTCGCCCCCGCCCTCGCCGCCACGGGTAGAGGCCGCCCCGCGTAGCCCAGGAAACGCCGACGGCGGCAGACGTTCCTTCCCCGCACACTCGAAGGTGGAGTAGGGGATCATTCCCGCGTGGTGGCGGTGTGGATCGGTAGCAGGATGCCGTGGGCCCCGAGCACCCTGGACATGGTGGCCGGGTGCCCTGGGCCTCGAGCGCCCTGGACGTGGTGGCGTGGTCGTTGACTGTAGGACGGCGTGGTGTGCTGCTGGCCGACACATCAACGAGATTGATGTGCTCCATGTTCTTACAGTATACCGAACAATGCCCTAACGAGATTGCAAAACATCAAAGACACGTTTCTCATCCTTcctaacattgtgaatcgctcaaggatcattatttctatccttgatatgttatagttcatcacgaagatctagcagcttggtggcagtgactttggagaatcatcactatctcatctggaagattaactcccacttgattcaagcgattgttgtactcagacaatctgagcacgtgctcaacgattgagcttttctcctttactttgtagacaaagaatcttgtcggaggtctcatacctctcaacaagggcacgagcatgaaatctcaatttcatctcttagaacatatcttatgttccgtgacgtttcaaaatgtcttcggcgccttgcttctaagccattaagtattacacactgaattgtcacgtagtcatcaaaaatgtgtatgtcagatgttcgcaacatccacaaacgacgctcgaggtgcagcacaccgagtggtgttggggaacgttgcatgggaaacaaaaaaaatcctacgcacacgaagacctatcgtgatgatgtccatctacgagtggagattagatctacgtaaccttgtagatcgctcagcgggaagcgttaagaaacacggttgatgtagtggaacgtcttcacgtccctcgaaccgtcccacgatccgtcccgcgatccgtcccacgaaccgtcccgcgatccatccaacgatcagttccgatctagcgccgaacgaacggcacctccgcgttcagcacacgtacagctcgacgatgatctcggccttcttgatccagcaagcaagacggagaagtggatgagttctccggaagcgtgacggcgctccggtggtggtggtgatctactcctgcaggggtccgtccgagctccgcagaaatccgatctagaggtaaactatgtggaataggctagagttgcacgtggcaaagttgtgtctcaaaaagccctaaaccaccaatatgtaTAGGAGGTGGGGAGGGGTAGCGTTGGGGCACaaggggccccaagggtgcgtcgtccgccagggaggaggaggactcctcctccaattcggtttgggaaggaggagtcctcctcttccttcccacctccctctttccttttttacttcctttcttttggtatttttatatgtggtgccatagccctcttgggctgactccaccagcccactaaggacttggtgcgccaccctagggcctgggctcactcccgggtgggtgggcccctcccggtaaacatccggaacccattcgtcactcccggtacactgtcggaattgcccgaaactttccggtgaccaaatgaaaccatcctatatatcaatcttcatttacggaatattctggaaaccctcgtgacattcttgatctcatacaggactccgaacaacattcaatcaccaacacatgtaactcaactatactaaaacatcatcgaaccttaagtgtgcagaccatgcgcgttcgagaactatgcagacatgacccgagacacttctcggtcaatatcaaatagcgggaccttgacgaccatattggatcctacatattttacgaagatcttatcggttgaacctgtgtgccaaggattcatataatcccgtatgtcattccctttgtccttctgtatgttacttgcccgagatttggtcgtcggtatccctatacctagttcaatctcgttaccggcaagtctctttactcgttctgcaatataagatcccgtgtctcacacttgagtcacatttcttgcaaggcttgtgcgtgatgtttgtattaccgagtgggccctcagatacctcaccgccacacggagtgacaaatctcagtcttgatccatgctaactcaacgaacaccttcagagatacccgtagagcacctttatagtcacccagttacgttgtaacgtttgatacacaccaggtattcctttggtgtcagtgagttacatgatctcatggtcataggaatgaatacttgacacgcagaaaacaatagcaataaaatgacacgatcacatgctacgttcatagtttgggtcttgtccatcacatgattctcctaattatgtgatcccgttatcaagtgacaacacttgtctatggtcaggaaaccttgaccatctttgatcaacgaactagtcaactagaggctcactagggacagtgtttttctatgtatccacacatgtatttgtgtttccaatcaatacaattatagcatggataataaacgattatcatgaacaaagaaatataataataactaatttattattgcctctagggcatatttccaacagatcgaTGGCGGGGTGCCATGAGCCTCGTGCGCCCTGGACGTGGTGGTTGGGTGCCGTGGGCCTCGAGTGCCCTAGATGTGGTGGCGTGGTCGTTGACTACAGGACGACGTGTTGTCTTGCTGGCCGGCACATCAACGAGATTGATGTGCTCCATGTTCTTACAGTATACCGAAcaatgccccatcgagattgcaaaacaTCAAAGACACGCTCCACATCCTTCCTAACACTCTCTTACTCTTGGGAAAATCTCTTTATGTTCTCTCCTACAGGGTTGGGGATTGTTTTGACAACAGTAGTCCACTATGGATAGTTACCGTCAGCTAGATAGTATCCATTGTTGTAGTGATGACAATTGATCTCAACATTGACCTGTGAGATATTGCCATCTTCCATCCTAGCAATCATTGGAGACTGTTGGAGCACACTGATGTCGTTGTGAGAGTCGGCCATGCCGAAGAAAGAGTGCAAATTCAGAGATCTTGTGAAGCAACGGCCTCAAGTATGACCAACACAGCTGCCATGATCATGGACGGCCAACGCAACTGCCATGACCTCCTCATTATCGGATGAAGAATCATCTGAATCGCAAAGAACATTGTAAAAAAGAACTCGTCGTCACAATCTATGTGTACCTTGCTGGTGGCCTGGAAGATGTCGGACGGTGAAGAGCATCGCGCCCCACCGAGACAAGGTAAGAACTGGACTGCGTCATCAAGAGATGATGTGCAGGGAGGGTGACCTATATATGGATGGCGGCAATGGCGGCAAGAGGTGGGACGACCGGGGTGAGGCAGGGGCAATGGAAGAAAGAGAACACTGGCCTGAGTGCCATCGACTAGTGGGCGTGGGAGAAAAGGGTGGGCGTCGTGCACGTTCGTCTCGTGTCCCCGCTGATGCAAATGCGACCAAATTTTGGTCTGGAATAGATCGTCGATGGACAAAAAAGGGACACCCATTCGTTAAGGCCGTCTCCTAGGACCGAGTTTTATGTCTGCTGCGATCTAGTCGTACACGCGCGGTCGAAATGGGTTAGAGCATTTACACCCGGACCTTGTAAATCTGGCCCCTCAAACGCCCGCGGACCATCCCGGACGCGTGCGGTGAGTTCGCCACATAGAACGCGACTCCATCCCGAaccatctttttatttttttatattttccttcTCTCTCGTTCCCTCCACCAATCATGTGCAATTGATCGGAAATATAAGAAAGAAAATAAGGAATGTGACCGTGCGGACGAATAAATAGGAGGTCTGCCCGGTCACTGATCGGGCACATCCGCATAAGTTTGAGGGTCCAAATTTGCAAGTCGGGGCtgaagatgctctaagagcaACCCCAACCGGCCAACCCAAACGTACATCCATTTTGTCCGTTTTTTATGTGTTTGGGTCGGTCCAGTGGACACCAATGTTCGCTTCGCCGTTTGGGTCGGCGTATGCGCCCAACGCTCGCCCGACCCACTTTTTCCTGCGTGCAAAATAAAGTATTTGCAAAAAAATAAGCAgacataattaaacattaaaagccgaCCACGAAGGCCGACGAGAGTCCACGTGTCCACATTATATTAATTGAACATCAAAAATCTAAAACTACGAGGCAGCCCTAGGcggcgtcgtcgttgtcgttggggCCGGTGAGGTCAACCAGCGTAGGCGCAGGGCCAGCCCAGGGGAACGCTGCCTTCCAGAGCACAGCTGTGTGTGCCTCCGTCGTCTGTCCCGCTGGCGCGGGCTGTGCTGGTGGCGTTGGCAGCACAGCAACACgggcacgctcctcctcctccatctcccgtcgttcttcctctgccttcttctCCAGCTCTATCAGCCGAaggccttcggcgcgctccgCCCGCAGGTGCTCCGTCTTCAAGTGCTCGAGGTAGGCTTGCTCCTGCTGTGGTGTCGCGCCCAGCCAGATGGGCGGCACACTGACAAAATCGCGGACGGAGCCGGTCCACTGGTAGATCTCCTGTGGCTCTGTGGGCTCGAGCTTCAGCGGaggtggcacgacgcagtcgCCGACGGCAGACAACGCGATGGCCTCCGCGAGATGCTGCTGGTACGCCGCTTCATCGTGGGCCTTGCAccgctcttcctcctcgctctcgcGGAGCACAGTTGCCAGCGTCGCTTGGTACGCGCCCTCAGCCTCCTGGTCTTCATCGCTGACGACaggcgggggcggcggagggcctccTAGCTGCACGTCGCGCACGCCATGTCGGCTCTGCTCCTCGTGCTCAATCGCGAACCAGACCTCCGAGATGGTGTAATCGGCCGCATATGCAGAGTTTTGCTGCAGCTCCGGCGTCAGCAGACGCCGGcgatggctcacctcctccgcgtGCACCCACGTCGACCGCGGTACGGCCGGCACcgggatcctctccggatccagatGCGAGGG
Coding sequences within:
- the LOC123445479 gene encoding scarecrow-like protein 3, with amino-acid sequence MIHQDEGSSSSVTSSPLQNFSNMPLHPHPGANGAGAGATPPWMLRELRSDERGLCLIHLLLNCAAAAASGRLDAANAALEHIATLAAPDGDAMQRVAAAFAEALARRALRAWPGLCRALLLPRAGPTPAEVAVARRHFFDLCPFLRLAGAAANQAILEAMESEKIVHVIDLGGADATQWLELLHLLAARPEGPPHFRLTAVHEHKDLLSQTAMALTKEAERLDVPFQFNPVVSRLDALDVESLRVKTGEALAISSSLQLHRLLATDDDTPVAAADKERRRSSPDSSGLLSPSTSRADAFLGALWGLSPKVMVVAEQEASHNTAGLTERFVEALNYYAALFDCLEVGAARGSVERARVERWLLGEEIKNIVACDGAERRERHERLDRWAARMEGAGFGRVPLSYYALLQARRAAQGLGCDGFKVREEKGTFFLCWQDRALFSVSAWRGRRFD